In Flavobacterium okayamense, a single window of DNA contains:
- a CDS encoding DUF4294 domain-containing protein, with protein MKHFLLAYFLIFSFLVSAQEQDTIKMTKQDSAVLYSIELKEVVVAGNSALDEERKKMLILKRRVYKTYPYAKMTAEKLVQLNTTMAKLKTKKEKKKYFKIVEKYLEEEFEPRLKKLSRKDGQILVKLINRQTGETTFDLIKEYKSGWKAFWSSKTAKLFDIDIKEDYQPFNELEDFYIESILVTAFRQGHLVKQDPAKPIDLKNLASIWRERIEKAKSNKEGE; from the coding sequence ATGAAGCATTTTTTATTAGCATATTTTCTAATCTTTTCTTTTTTAGTTTCAGCTCAAGAGCAAGATACTATTAAAATGACTAAGCAAGATTCCGCTGTTTTATATTCAATTGAATTAAAAGAAGTAGTTGTTGCGGGAAATAGCGCTTTAGATGAAGAGCGTAAAAAAATGTTAATTCTTAAAAGAAGGGTTTATAAAACTTACCCTTATGCAAAGATGACAGCTGAAAAGTTAGTTCAGTTAAACACAACTATGGCAAAACTGAAAACTAAAAAAGAAAAGAAAAAATATTTTAAGATAGTTGAAAAGTATTTGGAAGAAGAGTTTGAACCGCGTTTAAAAAAACTTTCTCGCAAAGACGGACAAATTTTAGTAAAATTAATCAATAGACAAACAGGAGAAACAACTTTCGATTTAATTAAAGAATATAAAAGTGGTTGGAAAGCCTTTTGGTCTAGTAAAACTGCAAAGTTGTTTGATATTGATATTAAAGAAGATTACCAACCTTTTAATGAACTTGAAGATTTTTATATAGAAAGTATATTAGTTACTGCATTTCGTCAAGGTCATTTGGTTAAACAAGATCCTGCAAAACCTATTGATTTAAAAAACTTAGCTTCTATTTGGAGAGAGCG
- a CDS encoding M42 family metallopeptidase — MSSKSILKKSSLTFLENYLNNASPTGWEASGQKLWMDYLKPYVDTFITDTYGSAVGVINPDAPYKVVIEGHADEISWYVNYITDDGLIYVIRNGGSDHMIAPSKRVNIHTKKGIVRGVFGWPAIHTRNRDKEEPAKISNIFIDCGCESKKEVEDLGIHVGCVITYPDNFEILNGNKFICRAIDNRMGGFMIAEVARLLKENKKKLPFGLYIVNSVQEEIGLRGAEMITQTIKPNVAIVTDVCHDTTTPMIDKKIEGDLKMGRGPVIAYAPATQNVLREMIIDTAVENKIPFQRHASSRVTGTDTDAFAYSNGGVASALISLPLRYMHTTVEMVHQEDVENVIKLIYESLLKIENNETFSYFK; from the coding sequence ATGAGTTCAAAATCGATATTAAAGAAATCTTCTTTAACCTTTTTAGAAAATTATTTGAATAATGCTTCTCCTACTGGTTGGGAAGCTTCAGGTCAAAAATTATGGATGGATTACCTTAAACCTTATGTTGATACCTTTATTACAGACACCTATGGATCAGCTGTTGGTGTTATTAATCCTGATGCTCCATATAAAGTAGTAATTGAAGGACATGCTGATGAAATTTCTTGGTACGTTAATTATATTACTGATGACGGGCTAATATATGTAATACGTAATGGAGGAAGTGACCATATGATAGCTCCTTCTAAAAGAGTAAATATACATACTAAAAAAGGAATAGTTAGAGGGGTTTTTGGTTGGCCTGCAATTCATACACGTAATAGAGATAAAGAAGAACCTGCAAAAATTAGCAATATATTTATAGATTGTGGATGCGAAAGTAAAAAAGAAGTTGAAGATTTAGGAATACACGTGGGGTGTGTTATTACTTATCCAGATAATTTTGAAATCTTAAACGGAAATAAATTCATTTGTCGTGCTATTGATAATAGAATGGGTGGATTTATGATTGCAGAAGTTGCCCGTTTATTAAAAGAAAACAAAAAAAAATTACCTTTTGGTTTATATATTGTAAATTCAGTTCAGGAAGAAATTGGTTTACGTGGTGCTGAAATGATTACGCAAACAATTAAACCAAATGTTGCTATTGTAACTGATGTATGTCACGATACTACTACTCCAATGATTGATAAAAAAATTGAAGGTGATTTAAAAATGGGACGCGGACCAGTTATTGCTTACGCACCAGCGACTCAAAATGTATTACGAGAAATGATTATTGACACCGCAGTAGAGAATAAAATTCCTTTTCAACGTCATGCTTCTTCTCGTGTGACAGGAACTGATACTGATGCATTTGCTTATAGCAATGGAGGAGTTGCTTCGGCATTAATTTCTTTACCATTACGTTATATGCATACAACAGTAGAAATGGTTCATCAAGAAGATGTAGAAAATGTGATTAAATTAATCTACGAAAGTTTACTTAAGATTGAAAACAACGAAACGTTTTCATATTTTAAATAA
- a CDS encoding tetratricopeptide repeat-containing sensor histidine kinase, which translates to MYKLAFSVLVSLFLFINVAFANDTIVNTFKKKNEIEKVSYFRNLHKEDKIQYLKFFETSFLKLLNDNLKSKEKTKSFLFCLALIEQLQEKDILAISDFKALLEDEKFKLTNRERMDIYVAMQESYLKLNLYSKVFDCNNQINNLIEQGVDYPLWSYNIQSRLYLQLQQYDKAIPQLKKEISFLLLNKQRDSLIIPSAYNDLGYYYSLVNKNDSAIYFFNKSHQLTLKNKNYIDSVSYNSLLLNTQENIANSYLHKNEYDKAINQILSINNQFDLNKESPNYISRQIMLANAYLGKNDFEKVRNLIIEINQLCCFNIVSIKIQFLNLKHSYYKKTGNDKLAYENLLLIKNYNDSISNIQQQKLLKSTELNYVIEENEREVLEKNKIIKEKEDTIFTTTIVALSILLVISFLFVRINRKKRFEIEKMNNSIAQKNTQIEASLKEKEILLKEIHHRVKNNLQVISGILDIQNFSIKEPEIKAILNEGQNRIQSIALLHKTMYQNQNFNAVDFEQYVNELITHSKQSNYSLNKNIDIDVKVDSVQLEIDYAVPLGLIINELINNAYKHAFNDIENGSITIKLEKLVKNNYSLLFKDNGIGFPENFDENKLNSVGFELINGLTKQLNGKLSILNKNGAIIKINFNTN; encoded by the coding sequence ATGTATAAACTAGCCTTTTCTGTTTTAGTTTCTTTATTCTTATTTATAAATGTAGCTTTTGCAAACGATACAATTGTAAATACATTTAAAAAGAAAAATGAAATAGAAAAGGTTTCTTATTTTAGAAATCTTCATAAAGAAGATAAAATTCAATACTTAAAATTTTTCGAAACGTCTTTTTTAAAACTTTTGAATGATAATTTAAAGAGTAAAGAAAAGACAAAAAGTTTTCTTTTTTGCTTAGCATTGATTGAACAGCTTCAAGAAAAAGATATTTTAGCTATTTCCGATTTTAAAGCTTTACTTGAAGATGAAAAATTCAAATTAACTAATAGAGAACGCATGGATATATATGTCGCCATGCAAGAATCATATTTAAAGCTCAATTTATATTCAAAAGTTTTCGATTGTAATAATCAAATTAATAATCTTATTGAACAAGGAGTCGATTATCCATTGTGGAGTTATAATATTCAAAGTAGATTATATTTACAACTTCAACAGTATGATAAAGCAATTCCACAATTAAAAAAAGAAATTTCCTTTTTACTCCTAAACAAACAGCGTGATTCATTAATTATTCCTTCTGCTTATAACGATTTAGGATATTATTATTCGTTAGTCAATAAAAATGATTCTGCAATTTATTTTTTTAATAAATCGCACCAACTTACATTAAAAAATAAAAACTACATTGATTCTGTAAGTTATAATAGCCTACTTTTAAATACTCAAGAAAATATTGCTAATAGTTATTTGCATAAAAATGAATATGACAAAGCAATAAATCAAATTTTATCAATTAATAATCAGTTTGACTTAAATAAAGAAAGTCCTAATTATATAAGTCGACAAATAATGTTGGCAAATGCCTATTTAGGTAAAAATGATTTTGAAAAAGTCAGAAACCTAATAATTGAGATTAATCAACTTTGTTGTTTCAATATTGTTTCTATAAAAATTCAATTTTTAAACTTAAAACATTCTTATTATAAAAAGACTGGAAACGATAAGTTAGCCTACGAAAATTTACTTTTAATCAAAAATTACAACGATTCAATTTCAAACATTCAACAACAAAAACTTTTAAAAAGTACGGAACTTAATTATGTAATTGAAGAAAACGAACGTGAGGTTCTTGAAAAGAATAAGATAATTAAAGAAAAGGAAGATACTATTTTTACAACAACTATTGTTGCACTTTCAATTTTGTTAGTCATTAGTTTTTTGTTTGTAAGAATTAACCGAAAGAAGCGATTTGAAATTGAAAAAATGAACAATTCAATTGCTCAAAAAAACACGCAAATTGAAGCTTCATTGAAAGAAAAAGAAATACTCCTTAAAGAAATTCATCATCGTGTTAAAAATAATCTTCAAGTTATTTCAGGAATTTTAGACATTCAAAACTTTAGCATAAAAGAACCCGAAATTAAAGCGATTTTAAATGAAGGTCAAAACCGAATTCAATCTATTGCTTTACTACATAAAACAATGTATCAAAATCAGAATTTTAATGCTGTAGATTTTGAACAATACGTAAATGAATTAATAACACATAGTAAACAATCTAATTATTCATTGAATAAGAATATTGATATCGATGTAAAGGTAGATTCAGTTCAACTAGAAATTGATTATGCAGTTCCACTTGGATTAATTATAAATGAACTCATAAACAATGCTTACAAACATGCATTTAATGATATTGAAAATGGTTCAATTACTATAAAGCTGGAAAAACTTGTAAAAAACAATTATTCACTTTTATTTAAAGATAACGGAATTGGTTTTCCTGAAAACTTTGATGAAAATAAATTGAATTCTGTTGGATTTGAATTAATAAACGGACTAACAAAACAACTAAACGGTAAATTATCCATTTTGAATAAAAATGGAGCAATTATCAAAATAAACTTCAACACCAACTAA
- a CDS encoding response regulator → MQTPLQILIVEDEFITQKTISNYLVEIGYEIAGLAMSAKEAKEILDTKNVNFVILDINIKGEHNGIWLGNYIKENYNLPFIYLTAYSDNETISNALESEPFSYLVKPFQKHDLLTSIEVSVLNYNKLNPKKEDTLLIKHNEVYKKVIISNINYIESDKNYLKLYCEEEIYRYRSTITDFISLLPKEFIQTHKGFIVNSKKITGFSNSFVEIEKVKIPISKTFKDDVLNTLSL, encoded by the coding sequence ATGCAAACACCTTTACAAATATTAATTGTAGAAGACGAATTTATTACCCAAAAAACTATTTCTAATTACTTGGTTGAAATTGGTTACGAAATTGCTGGTTTAGCAATGAGTGCGAAAGAAGCCAAAGAAATTTTAGACACTAAAAATGTAAATTTCGTAATCTTAGACATTAATATAAAAGGCGAACATAATGGAATTTGGCTTGGAAATTATATTAAAGAAAATTATAACCTTCCGTTTATCTATTTAACTGCTTATTCCGATAATGAAACAATCTCTAATGCATTAGAAAGTGAACCTTTTAGTTATTTAGTTAAACCATTTCAAAAACATGACTTACTTACTTCAATTGAAGTTAGTGTTCTAAATTACAATAAATTAAATCCTAAAAAAGAAGATACTTTATTAATAAAACACAACGAAGTTTATAAAAAAGTTATCATTTCAAATATCAATTATATTGAAAGTGATAAAAATTATTTAAAGCTCTATTGTGAAGAAGAAATATATAGATATCGTTCTACTATTACAGATTTTATAAGTCTTTTGCCAAAAGAATTCATTCAAACACATAAAGGATTTATTGTAAATTCTAAAAAAATAACTGGTTTTAGTAATTCGTTTGTTGAAATCGAAAAAGTAAAAATTCCTATTTCTAAAACATTTAAAGATGATGTTTTAAACACTTTAAGTCTTTAA
- a CDS encoding ankyrin repeat domain-containing protein → MKKTISYLGMALVFLGLGTVNANELSSVNDFRTIVGVETYYDATPLCVAISKGDFDLVKKLVEYGADVNDKIQRGTTPLMMAARYNNVEITSFLLSKGAKINTEDNNGNTALDHAKSVKATEVIQVLTEAKKRK, encoded by the coding sequence ATGAAAAAAACGATCAGTTATTTAGGAATGGCATTAGTTTTTCTAGGATTAGGAACTGTTAATGCAAACGAATTATCAAGTGTGAATGATTTTCGCACAATAGTAGGAGTAGAAACTTATTATGATGCAACACCTTTATGTGTTGCGATTAGTAAAGGAGATTTTGATTTGGTTAAAAAACTTGTAGAGTATGGTGCCGATGTTAATGATAAAATTCAAAGAGGCACAACGCCTTTAATGATGGCAGCTCGCTATAATAATGTAGAAATTACTAGTTTTTTATTGTCTAAAGGAGCAAAAATTAATACAGAAGACAACAATGGTAATACAGCTTTAGATCATGCAAAATCAGTTAAGGCTACTGAAGTAATTCAAGTTTTAACAGAAGCTAAGAAAAGAAAATAA